In one window of Spartinivicinus marinus DNA:
- a CDS encoding extracellular medium-chain-length polyhydroxyalkanoate depolymerase yields MTPKTLFKPGKVECSYKVYAVPVNQHLSREVKYQLPLGKPPKEGWPVVLFFQGNYFPIQFKRSTDDPLGSYYETLAVKRLLDQGFAVLAPKAEAELDWLTNSAGPFTQYELTSDYRFFKNVLSAIKQGTFGPINDNRKYATGMASGGYNTSRMAISFTNEFKALVIHSASYATCTGTTCSVPQLLPGAHPPTLFVHGFLDTVVPWWTMDQYYVKLQEQNIPTSRVTDYLAGHRWVPQSPTAMITWFQQYP; encoded by the coding sequence ATGACTCCAAAAACATTGTTTAAGCCAGGTAAAGTCGAGTGTAGCTATAAGGTGTACGCTGTACCTGTCAATCAACACCTTTCTCGTGAGGTAAAGTACCAACTTCCTCTTGGAAAACCTCCCAAGGAGGGATGGCCTGTCGTGTTATTTTTTCAGGGCAACTACTTTCCTATCCAGTTTAAACGTTCAACAGATGACCCGCTAGGAAGTTACTATGAAACGTTAGCTGTAAAGAGGCTGCTTGATCAGGGGTTTGCTGTTTTAGCACCTAAGGCTGAAGCGGAGCTTGACTGGTTAACGAACTCTGCAGGACCATTTACTCAATATGAGCTAACCAGTGATTACCGTTTTTTTAAAAATGTACTATCAGCCATCAAGCAAGGAACGTTTGGGCCAATTAATGATAATCGGAAGTATGCCACTGGCATGGCCAGTGGCGGTTATAATACCAGCCGGATGGCCATTTCTTTTACCAATGAATTTAAAGCATTAGTTATACATTCTGCTTCATATGCTACCTGTACAGGAACAACCTGTAGTGTACCTCAGTTGTTGCCTGGCGCTCATCCACCTACCTTATTTGTACACGGCTTTTTAGATACTGTGGTGCCTTGGTGGACAATGGATCAATACTATGTAAAGTTACAGGAACAAAATATTCCTACCAGTCGAGTAACTGACTATTTGGCTGGACACCGATGGGTGCCTCAGTCACCTACAGCCATGATTACTTGGTTCCAGCAGTACCCTTAA
- a CDS encoding substrate-binding domain-containing protein, giving the protein MIAVYRHKRRRGALYQKVITLAALLTSWSVSSFCYALELAPLPDFSKSPQPKITLFTIAGSNTIGAKLGPELVRQYLVDKGLTDIQEKELATNEKEIVGLAKQQNKTVAIVIKAHGSSSGFKAIGAGKADIAAASRSIKAKEQKLLSAKGDFKYNVAEHIVAIDGLAIIVNQSNPLKQLSVEQVGRLFSGDISSWSQMGGAPLKVIRFARDQASGTWDTFNGLILKNQPLVAGTERFESNTELSRKVAASSGAIGFVGLNSIGNAKPLAISAGGDNYLEPSLLNVATEDYPLGRRLYFYVSPNTPSALAKEFVEYALSAKGQEIVNEVGFVGQNIAVLNQQLATKFPSDYIDQVKGYRRLSVNFRFEAGKAKLDNKGNRDLKRVKAFYEQQRKNGPVSFIVRGFAEEAGNEKKTELLANLRAKIVKRELIKVGLDRNSLKVIGYGALHLTQSSNEPGTKVKNSRVEVWLKNNP; this is encoded by the coding sequence TTGATCGCAGTATATCGGCATAAACGGAGAAGAGGGGCTTTGTACCAAAAAGTAATCACTTTAGCCGCCCTTCTAACGAGCTGGTCAGTCAGCTCATTTTGCTATGCACTTGAATTAGCCCCATTACCAGATTTTTCTAAAAGCCCTCAGCCTAAAATCACTTTATTTACGATTGCTGGCTCAAACACGATTGGTGCTAAATTAGGGCCCGAACTTGTTCGTCAGTATCTGGTGGATAAAGGGTTAACTGACATTCAGGAAAAAGAATTAGCAACTAATGAAAAGGAAATCGTTGGGCTTGCGAAACAGCAAAATAAAACAGTAGCCATTGTTATTAAAGCGCATGGATCATCTTCTGGGTTTAAAGCGATTGGGGCAGGAAAAGCAGATATTGCTGCTGCATCTAGGTCTATTAAAGCTAAGGAGCAAAAGCTGCTCAGCGCCAAAGGTGACTTTAAATACAATGTAGCAGAGCATATTGTAGCGATTGATGGGTTGGCGATTATTGTAAATCAATCTAATCCACTCAAGCAGTTGTCTGTGGAGCAGGTGGGCAGGTTATTTTCTGGTGATATTTCTAGCTGGAGCCAGATGGGTGGAGCACCTTTAAAGGTTATTCGCTTTGCACGAGACCAAGCTTCTGGTACTTGGGATACCTTTAATGGACTCATACTGAAGAATCAGCCACTTGTAGCAGGAACTGAGCGGTTTGAGTCAAATACGGAGCTATCCCGTAAAGTGGCGGCAAGCTCAGGGGCAATCGGCTTTGTTGGTTTAAACAGTATAGGAAACGCTAAACCACTAGCGATTTCGGCAGGGGGAGATAATTATTTAGAACCAAGTTTACTGAATGTGGCAACTGAAGATTATCCCTTAGGGCGTCGGTTATATTTTTATGTAAGCCCTAATACGCCATCAGCACTAGCGAAAGAGTTTGTTGAATATGCTTTGAGTGCAAAAGGACAAGAGATTGTGAATGAAGTAGGGTTTGTTGGGCAAAATATAGCTGTACTTAACCAGCAACTAGCTACGAAATTTCCCTCTGACTATATTGACCAAGTGAAAGGCTATCGTCGTTTATCTGTCAACTTCCGGTTTGAGGCAGGGAAAGCCAAGCTAGACAATAAAGGCAACCGTGACTTAAAGCGGGTGAAAGCCTTTTATGAGCAGCAAAGAAAAAATGGCCCTGTGAGCTTTATTGTGCGGGGGTTTGCAGAAGAAGCGGGTAATGAAAAGAAAACAGAGTTATTAGCTAACTTACGGGCAAAAATCGTCAAGCGTGAACTCATTAAAGTTGGGCTGGACCGCAACTCGTTGAAGGTTATTGGTTATGGAGCACTCCACTTAACCCAGTCCAGTAATGAACCAGGGACTAAGGTCAAAAATAGTCGCGTTGAAGTTTGGTTGAAAAACAACCCGTGA
- a CDS encoding YecA family protein, which yields MLHTSFQQHIDQLEQLLDHPALEEDGLTGLECLGLLTANAIIPSIEEQAVCQVVIGESTLPESFPRDELTSALNKLTEQIQRQLYLAEPPLLPLQFTEEEQWLEAAEAWSIGFMTTVFEAEALWFNKDHQEVSELLLPIMVLSGLFSDQPEFVEMREDSELVEDMFNQLADVVTELYLIFQAPEEKPKFHKSKKK from the coding sequence ATGCTACACACCTCTTTTCAACAACACATTGACCAACTTGAGCAATTGTTAGACCACCCCGCCTTGGAAGAGGATGGTTTAACAGGTTTAGAGTGCTTAGGTCTACTCACAGCAAACGCCATCATTCCCAGTATTGAGGAGCAAGCTGTTTGCCAGGTTGTAATTGGTGAATCAACTCTGCCTGAGTCGTTTCCGCGAGATGAACTAACCTCAGCTTTAAATAAACTGACTGAGCAAATTCAACGCCAGTTGTATCTTGCTGAACCACCTTTGCTCCCCCTCCAGTTCACTGAAGAAGAGCAGTGGCTGGAGGCAGCTGAAGCCTGGTCAATTGGCTTTATGACCACCGTTTTTGAAGCAGAAGCGCTTTGGTTTAACAAAGATCACCAAGAAGTCAGCGAATTATTACTGCCAATTATGGTGCTATCTGGATTATTTAGTGATCAACCTGAGTTTGTGGAAATGAGAGAAGACTCTGAGCTGGTAGAAGACATGTTTAACCAACTGGCTGATGTTGTGACTGAGCTTTATTTAATATTTCAAGCTCCTGAAGAAAAACCCAAGTTTCATAAGTCTAAAAAGAAGTAA
- a CDS encoding putative O-glycosylation ligase, exosortase A system-associated, giving the protein MRDIIVTLIVFGCLPLVFRRPHIGIFLFAWISYMNPHRLGWGFAYNFPFAYIVAIVTIFAFLVSKENKKLPVTPVTVTLILFIIWINISTLFAIYPEDALVSYIEVMKVQFFVFLSMILIQSKERIHGLVWVMALSVGFFGIKGGVFSLLTGLSHRVWGPPGSVIEGNNELGVALLMIIPLFVYLYQNSSKKMVKRFLLASIMLCALSVLSTFSRGAFLAFACMLGFLWLKSNHKLPLAIVFIVSLLTITPFLPSHWFERMGSIPVVGKYITNADEGPEIDDSGLGRLSAWEMAFNLAKSRVTGGSFKIWTPENFAIYSNPERVHDAHSIYFEVMGEQGFIGLFLFLLLFTFAWRTGSWIIRHTKNRSDMLWANQLARMIQVSIIAYATGGAFLGLAYFDLVYHFLCLLVVTQLWVKQQLANPVIDDSLLSEEGVKSAVPDRQKWPWEK; this is encoded by the coding sequence ATGCGCGACATTATCGTTACGCTGATTGTTTTTGGATGTTTACCGCTTGTATTTCGCCGACCACATATCGGCATTTTCTTATTTGCCTGGATTAGTTATATGAACCCCCACCGGCTAGGTTGGGGTTTTGCCTATAATTTCCCCTTTGCCTACATTGTGGCTATTGTTACCATATTCGCGTTTCTTGTTTCAAAAGAAAATAAAAAACTCCCTGTTACCCCTGTCACAGTAACATTAATCCTTTTTATTATCTGGATTAACATCAGCACTCTATTTGCCATATACCCTGAAGATGCTTTAGTTAGTTATATAGAAGTGATGAAAGTACAGTTTTTCGTATTTTTATCCATGATTTTAATTCAATCCAAAGAGAGAATTCATGGCTTAGTTTGGGTGATGGCTCTCTCAGTTGGATTCTTCGGTATCAAGGGTGGCGTTTTTTCGCTACTAACTGGATTGAGTCATCGCGTATGGGGACCTCCAGGCTCAGTTATAGAAGGTAATAACGAGCTGGGGGTTGCACTCCTGATGATTATCCCCTTGTTTGTCTACCTCTACCAAAACAGCTCCAAAAAAATGGTAAAACGCTTTCTGCTAGCCAGTATAATGTTATGCGCCTTATCAGTTCTCAGTACTTTTTCGCGAGGTGCATTCTTAGCTTTTGCCTGCATGCTTGGTTTTTTATGGCTCAAAAGCAACCATAAACTTCCCCTAGCCATTGTCTTCATAGTGAGCCTATTAACAATCACACCCTTTTTACCTAGTCACTGGTTTGAACGTATGGGGTCTATTCCAGTGGTAGGTAAATACATTACTAATGCGGATGAAGGCCCTGAGATTGATGACTCTGGACTTGGCCGTTTAAGCGCCTGGGAAATGGCTTTTAACTTAGCCAAAAGTCGTGTTACAGGGGGTAGTTTTAAAATCTGGACTCCTGAAAACTTTGCCATTTACTCAAACCCTGAACGAGTCCATGATGCCCATAGTATTTATTTTGAGGTGATGGGTGAGCAAGGCTTTATAGGACTCTTTTTATTTTTACTACTTTTTACTTTTGCTTGGCGAACAGGCAGTTGGATTATTCGTCATACCAAAAATAGATCTGACATGTTATGGGCAAACCAGCTAGCTCGAATGATCCAAGTCAGTATTATTGCTTATGCTACAGGTGGTGCATTTTTAGGGCTGGCATACTTCGACTTGGTTTATCATTTCCTCTGCCTATTAGTGGTTACACAATTATGGGTTAAACAGCAACTTGCTAATCCAGTTATTGATGACTCTCTACTCTCAGAGGAAGGTGTAAAAAGCGCTGTTCCTGATCGTCAAAAATGGCCTTGGGAAAAATAG
- a CDS encoding patatin-like phospholipase family protein, with amino-acid sequence MTHSTTIVPILAGGGTRLPAHVGILQGLQELGIGFQHVVGVSGGSIVSSLYATGKSVDELKELTLHVDFQQFRGQSIISLIRSGGLSNGHVFEHWLDDQLGGVTFQDLALDLHIVATDVASSQPVIFNRANTPDLKVAKAVRFSISIPLIFSFQHFDDHVLVDGSILSEDALHRDWSGDNTPVICFRMRSSQKHTQISSNSLIPIKDYLSMLIRTFMTTISREYINEAFWHSTIIVDTKHFSPVEFNLSETDKLTLYDMGYQTTLQYVPQKVWEDEEQHPVVNQTTG; translated from the coding sequence GTGACACACTCTACAACCATTGTCCCCATTTTAGCCGGTGGGGGAACACGCTTACCCGCTCATGTTGGCATCTTGCAAGGCTTACAAGAACTAGGCATAGGTTTTCAACACGTAGTGGGTGTATCAGGTGGTAGTATTGTTTCTTCACTATATGCCACTGGAAAAAGTGTTGATGAACTGAAAGAGCTGACACTCCATGTAGACTTTCAACAGTTTCGAGGTCAATCAATCATCAGTTTGATTCGGTCTGGCGGCCTATCCAATGGACATGTATTTGAACACTGGTTAGATGATCAGCTTGGAGGCGTCACCTTCCAAGACTTAGCATTAGATTTACACATTGTTGCAACAGACGTGGCTTCCAGCCAGCCTGTTATTTTTAATCGGGCTAATACTCCTGACCTCAAAGTAGCTAAAGCTGTACGCTTCTCCATTTCCATTCCACTTATTTTCAGCTTCCAACACTTTGATGATCATGTTTTAGTCGATGGTAGTATCCTGTCTGAAGATGCTTTGCATCGTGACTGGTCTGGTGATAATACGCCTGTTATCTGTTTTCGTATGCGCAGTAGCCAAAAGCATACTCAAATTAGCTCTAATAGCTTAATTCCCATTAAAGATTATTTAAGTATGCTTATTCGTACTTTTATGACAACCATTTCCAGGGAATATATTAATGAAGCTTTTTGGCACTCAACCATTATTGTTGATACCAAACACTTTTCCCCAGTGGAGTTTAACCTGTCAGAAACAGATAAACTCACATTATATGACATGGGTTATCAAACAACCCTACAGTATGTTCCTCAAAAAGTATGGGAAGATGAAGAACAGCATCCTGTTGTCAATCAAACAACAGGTTAA
- a CDS encoding rhodanese-like domain-containing protein: MISINKSNIKTTYFSNLPTVSLLLLSLFIYCNGYANNHFPHREKYKDVEVISTQELHKNYDSCLIIDVRSSVEFDVIHIKNAVNISLGNRSFVNKVKSTYQQSGKACVVFYCNGHSCEKSYKAVRKIGNEAKPSYAYDSGIFDWAQDYNHLTMLLDKTLDNKNKLISPDEYSNALMEKEQALARQNSLHIIDIRDSFQRTEDKIPFKARKRIPLSRIIPLLKRRIIKDNNLLFIDKVGKQNRWLHYYLKEYGYKNYSFLKGGATIFH; encoded by the coding sequence ATGATATCGATAAATAAATCAAATATAAAAACGACCTACTTTAGCAATTTACCCACTGTTTCATTACTACTACTCAGCTTATTTATTTATTGTAACGGTTACGCTAACAACCACTTTCCTCACCGAGAAAAATATAAAGATGTCGAAGTTATCAGCACACAGGAATTACATAAAAATTACGACAGTTGCCTTATAATTGATGTTAGAAGCAGTGTAGAATTTGATGTCATTCATATTAAGAATGCGGTTAATATTTCTCTAGGAAATAGAAGCTTTGTCAATAAAGTGAAATCTACCTATCAACAATCCGGCAAAGCCTGTGTTGTTTTCTACTGCAATGGACATAGTTGCGAAAAATCATATAAAGCCGTTAGAAAAATAGGTAATGAAGCCAAACCCAGCTATGCCTATGACAGCGGTATATTTGACTGGGCTCAAGACTATAATCATCTTACCATGCTGTTGGATAAAACCCTTGATAATAAAAACAAACTTATTTCACCTGATGAATACAGCAATGCGCTAATGGAAAAAGAACAGGCCCTTGCTCGTCAGAACAGTCTGCATATTATTGATATCCGGGATTCATTTCAACGAACAGAAGATAAGATACCCTTTAAAGCCAGAAAACGCATACCACTCTCTAGAATTATTCCACTATTGAAAAGACGTATCATAAAAGACAACAACTTGTTATTTATTGATAAAGTTGGCAAGCAAAACCGTTGGTTACATTATTATTTGAAAGAGTATGGATATAAAAATTATTCTTTTTTAAAAGGTGGCGCGACCATTTTCCATTAA
- a CDS encoding dienelactone hydrolase family protein, with translation MKSILSIFLLITFSFSVYAAGKTVTYQVDGKPYEGYYIGAAARSPLVLLIHDWDGLTDYEQKRANMLAKLGYAVFAADLFGAGVRPTAVKDKRQHTGELYKDRKKMRALLQAALDTAKRNGADINNAVAMGYCFGGAAVLELARSGADLKGFVTFHGGLSTPKGQSYTDTKGKLLILHGTADDAITMEDFAKLAKELETNGIKHEMITYSGAPHAFTVFGSNRYRKEADQQSWKRFTGFLAEVFNP, from the coding sequence ATGAAATCTATTCTCTCGATTTTTTTATTAATTACCTTTTCTTTCTCTGTATACGCTGCAGGCAAAACGGTGACCTATCAGGTTGACGGTAAACCCTATGAAGGCTACTACATTGGTGCAGCTGCTCGCTCTCCTTTGGTGTTACTTATCCATGACTGGGATGGGCTGACTGACTATGAGCAAAAGCGTGCCAATATGTTAGCCAAGCTAGGTTATGCCGTGTTTGCAGCCGATTTATTTGGAGCAGGTGTTCGACCAACAGCAGTGAAAGATAAGCGTCAGCACACAGGTGAATTATATAAAGATCGAAAAAAAATGCGCGCTCTATTACAAGCAGCGTTAGATACTGCTAAACGTAATGGAGCAGACATTAACAATGCCGTGGCAATGGGATACTGTTTTGGCGGAGCGGCGGTACTAGAGTTGGCTCGATCAGGGGCTGATTTAAAAGGGTTTGTTACTTTTCATGGTGGTTTAAGTACGCCAAAAGGGCAGAGCTATACTGATACTAAGGGTAAATTGTTGATTTTGCATGGTACCGCTGATGATGCAATTACCATGGAGGATTTTGCCAAACTGGCTAAGGAGCTGGAAACCAATGGTATTAAGCATGAAATGATCACCTATAGTGGAGCTCCCCATGCGTTTACCGTATTTGGCTCAAATCGGTATCGCAAAGAGGCTGATCAACAGTCATGGAAACGTTTTACTGGGTTTTTAGCCGAGGTTTTTAATCCATAG
- a CDS encoding metal-dependent hydrolase has product MASLLTHPVVPIVLGLALKNSKITFPLLLAAAVASILPDLDVIAFYFGIPYASPFGHRGFTHSISFSILVGLIGMMGYRVLNTTPLWAFIGLFIGSLSHPFLDAMTNGGLGVAWLWPWDDHRYFFPDRPIQVSPIGVSRFLSERGWHVLWSELQWVWLPMISAGLIIYGMRVSCSRFFKKEL; this is encoded by the coding sequence ATGGCGTCATTACTAACCCACCCAGTTGTGCCTATTGTATTAGGATTAGCACTGAAAAATTCTAAAATTACATTTCCTTTGTTATTGGCTGCCGCGGTTGCCTCTATTTTGCCTGACTTAGATGTGATTGCATTTTACTTTGGTATTCCCTATGCCTCTCCTTTTGGTCATCGAGGGTTTACCCATTCTATTAGCTTTTCAATACTCGTGGGCCTGATTGGTATGATGGGATACCGGGTGTTGAACACAACCCCGCTGTGGGCGTTTATTGGCTTGTTTATTGGCTCATTATCTCATCCATTTTTAGATGCTATGACTAACGGTGGGTTAGGAGTTGCCTGGTTATGGCCATGGGATGACCATCGTTATTTTTTTCCTGATCGTCCTATTCAAGTATCACCTATCGGGGTATCTCGATTTCTGTCTGAGCGAGGATGGCACGTGCTGTGGTCAGAACTGCAGTGGGTGTGGCTACCTATGATCAGTGCTGGGCTGATAATATATGGGATGCGAGTGAGTTGTAGTCGATTTTTCAAGAAAGAGTTATAG
- the recQ gene encoding DNA helicase RecQ, whose amino-acid sequence MSHTTQAELKILLKKVFGYDEFRGQQAEIITTLVNNQDAVVIMPTGAGKSLCYQLPAIARAGTAIVVSPLIALMQDQVAGLVENGINAAALHGHLTKEQRQATEQALLAGQLDILYVAPERLKSERLRRVFQQIPLALFAIDEAHCVSQWGHDFRPDYLTLGCLAQEFPHVPRIALTATADKRTQQEIIERLHLQQAQLYCSGFDRKNLFYHIEPKQQPRQQLLDFLSQQSGEAGIIYCASRRKVEQTTEWLQQQGYAALAYHAGLDAKIRETNQRQFIYEDGQLMVATVAFGMGVDKPDVRFVVHLDMPRSIESYYQETGRAGRDGLPATAWMLYGLQDVLFNRQLLAQSTAEPRVKAVEQHRLDTMLALCESTCCRRQVLLRYFSENYTKPCGQCDWCVNPASTWNATESAQKALSCVYRTHQRYGVSHVINVLLGRNNKQIQQCGHQQLSTWGIGQELNEAQWRSVFRQLIAQGYLAISMDGYGTLQLTERCRSLLRGEIALYLRSDQRAVKRPKGRFELEVSPDDYPLWHALKRLRRQLAADHQVPPYRICSDATLFAMLQLKPTQQNQLLQVPGIGTHKRRQFGNQFIELFAAAEYAGEEFLN is encoded by the coding sequence GTGAGCCACACTACGCAAGCTGAATTAAAGATCTTACTAAAAAAAGTGTTTGGCTACGATGAGTTTAGAGGGCAACAAGCTGAAATTATAACCACATTGGTTAACAATCAAGATGCGGTTGTGATTATGCCAACAGGTGCAGGTAAGTCGCTTTGTTATCAACTACCTGCTATTGCGCGTGCTGGTACAGCCATTGTGGTGTCACCTCTCATTGCACTGATGCAGGACCAGGTAGCTGGACTGGTGGAAAATGGTATTAATGCAGCAGCACTTCATGGGCATTTAACCAAGGAACAGCGTCAGGCCACGGAACAAGCATTATTGGCAGGGCAGCTCGATATCCTTTATGTGGCTCCAGAGCGTTTAAAAAGTGAACGGCTTAGGCGTGTGTTTCAGCAAATTCCTCTGGCACTGTTTGCTATTGATGAAGCCCATTGTGTTTCTCAATGGGGGCATGATTTTCGGCCTGACTATTTAACACTTGGCTGTTTAGCCCAGGAATTTCCGCATGTACCTAGAATTGCGTTAACGGCAACGGCTGATAAACGAACCCAGCAGGAGATAATTGAGCGCTTACATTTACAACAAGCGCAATTATATTGTTCAGGGTTTGATCGTAAGAATTTATTCTATCATATTGAACCCAAACAACAGCCCAGACAACAACTGTTGGATTTTTTATCACAACAGTCGGGAGAGGCTGGAATTATATACTGTGCCAGCCGTCGAAAAGTGGAACAAACAACTGAGTGGCTACAGCAGCAAGGTTATGCGGCACTGGCTTATCATGCGGGGCTGGATGCAAAGATCCGCGAAACCAACCAACGACAGTTTATTTATGAAGATGGTCAGCTAATGGTGGCGACAGTTGCTTTTGGTATGGGCGTAGATAAGCCAGATGTGCGATTTGTTGTCCACTTAGATATGCCACGCAGTATCGAATCCTATTATCAAGAGACTGGCAGGGCTGGGCGCGATGGCTTACCTGCAACAGCATGGATGCTTTATGGCCTGCAAGATGTGTTATTTAATCGCCAGTTACTAGCCCAATCAACTGCAGAACCTAGGGTGAAAGCAGTAGAGCAGCATCGCTTAGATACCATGTTGGCTTTATGTGAAAGCACCTGTTGTCGGCGCCAAGTGTTATTACGCTATTTTAGTGAAAATTACACTAAGCCTTGTGGTCAATGTGATTGGTGTGTTAACCCAGCCAGTACTTGGAATGCAACGGAGTCTGCTCAAAAAGCCTTATCCTGTGTTTATCGAACCCATCAACGCTACGGGGTCAGTCATGTGATTAATGTGTTGTTGGGTAGAAATAATAAGCAAATTCAGCAATGTGGACATCAGCAGCTGAGCACATGGGGAATAGGTCAAGAGCTTAATGAAGCACAATGGCGGTCGGTGTTTCGTCAATTAATTGCACAAGGTTATTTAGCGATCAGTATGGATGGTTATGGCACTTTGCAATTAACAGAGCGATGCCGCTCTTTACTGAGAGGTGAAATTGCTTTGTATCTGCGCTCAGATCAACGAGCAGTTAAACGACCGAAAGGCCGCTTTGAACTGGAAGTATCCCCTGATGATTACCCCTTATGGCATGCATTAAAACGGCTAAGGCGCCAGTTGGCAGCTGACCACCAAGTGCCCCCTTACCGAATCTGTAGTGATGCAACGTTATTTGCGATGTTACAACTGAAGCCAACCCAGCAAAATCAGTTATTACAAGTGCCAGGTATTGGCACTCATAAAAGACGACAGTTTGGTAATCAGTTTATCGAATTGTTTGCCGCTGCTGAATATGCTGGGGAAGAATTTTTAAACTAG
- a CDS encoding peptidylprolyl isomerase, with product MKNTYLIVNTLLLSSWLFISHAFAANPVVVFDTNKGPIELELYANKAPISVKNFLQYVNNDFYNGLIFHRVIPGFMIQGGGFDPQLNRKSTQPSIKNEANNGLKNLRGTIAMARLPSPDTATSQFFINLKDNAFLDHGARDFGYAVFGKVTAGMEVVDTIAKTKTGNKQGMQNVPVDSIIIKKAWQKNQETAQEQKQPDKN from the coding sequence ATGAAAAACACCTATTTGATAGTGAATACCTTGTTATTAAGTAGTTGGTTATTTATCAGCCATGCATTCGCTGCCAATCCTGTTGTTGTATTTGACACAAACAAAGGCCCCATAGAACTTGAGCTTTACGCAAATAAAGCACCAATTTCTGTCAAAAATTTCTTACAATATGTTAACAATGATTTTTATAACGGATTAATTTTTCACCGAGTCATTCCAGGTTTTATGATTCAAGGCGGTGGTTTTGACCCTCAATTAAATCGGAAAAGCACTCAACCCAGTATCAAAAACGAAGCTAATAATGGTTTAAAAAACCTGCGTGGTACCATTGCCATGGCACGCTTACCTTCTCCTGATACCGCCACTTCCCAGTTTTTTATTAATCTAAAAGATAATGCCTTTCTAGACCATGGAGCCAGAGATTTCGGTTATGCTGTTTTTGGCAAAGTGACTGCCGGCATGGAAGTGGTTGACACGATAGCTAAGACCAAAACCGGTAATAAGCAAGGGATGCAAAATGTCCCTGTTGATTCCATCATTATCAAAAAAGCTTGGCAGAAAAACCAAGAAACAGCTCAGGAGCAAAAGCAACCTGATAAAAACTAA